A part of Carettochelys insculpta isolate YL-2023 chromosome 1, ASM3395843v1, whole genome shotgun sequence genomic DNA contains:
- the ATP23 gene encoding mitochondrial inner membrane protease ATP23 homolog: MDPGEPPPAEGEDFGYRLFPERRGEAKPQRSFLGTSLFTFNHKCQLMLKIALDTNPYARLLLDAMKYSGCTVYKDRHFACEECDGCVGGGFDVATSQIVLCQNNIHHQSHMNRVVTHELIHAFDHCRAHVDWFSNVKHLACSEIRAANLSGDCSLVNEMARFKFGLKQHHQTCVRDRAIRSILAVRQVSKETAEKAVDEVFDSCFNDHEPFGRVPHNKSDAKFAYRDFQNRDRYYANL; this comes from the exons ATGGATCCCGGCGAGCCGCCGCCGGCTGAAGGGGAAGATTTCGGCTATCGGCTCTTCCCGGAACGGCGCGGGGAGGCCAAGCCCCAGCGCAGCTTCCTGGGCACCAGCTTGTTCACCTTCAACCACAAGTGCCAGCTGATGCTGAAGATCGCCCTGGACACAA ATCCATATGCTCGACTTCTTCTTGATGCTATGAAGTACTCTGGTTG TACCGTTTATAAAGATCGTCATTTTGCATGTGAAGAATGTGATGGGTGTGTCGGTGGAGGTTTTGATGTTGCTACGTCGCAG ATTGTTCTGTGTCAGAACAATATTCACCACCAATCTCATATGAACAGAGTGGTTACACATGAACTGATCCATGCTTTTGATCATTGTCGTGCACATGTTGACTGGTTCAGCAACGTCAAACATTTAGCCTGTTCAGAG ATTCGAGCTGCTAATCTCAGTGGAGACTGCTCACTTGTAAATGAAATGGCCAGATTTAAATTTGGATTAAAACAACACCATCAG ACCTGTGTACGAGACAGAGCCATTCGTTCTATTTTGGCTGTTAGACAAGTTAGTAAAGAAACAGCAGAAAAAGCTGTGGATGAAGTTTTTGACTCCTGTTTCAATGATCATGAACCTTTTGGAAGAGTCCCACACAATAAATCAGATGCAAAGTTTGCTTACAGAGACTTTCAGAACCGGGACAGATACTATGCAAATTTGTAA